Within the Pseudomonas mendocina genome, the region ATGTACGGCACCGTGCTGATCGGCTACAACCCGGACAAGGTCAAGGCCGCGCTCGGCGACGATGCGCCGGTCAACAGCTGGGATCTGGTGTTCAAGCCCGAGTACATGGAAAAGCTGAAATCCTGCGGTGTGGCCATGCTCGACTCGCCCACCGAGATCATCCCCATCGCCCTGCACTACCTGGGTCTGGACCCCAACAGCACCAACCCGGCCGACTACGACAAGGTTACCGAGCTGCTGCTCAAGGTGCGCCCGTACGTGACCTACTTTCATTCGGCCAAGTACATGACCGACATCGCCAACGGCGACATCTGCGTGGCCGTCGGCTATTCCGGCAGCTTCTACCAGTTCGCCAACCGCGCCAAGGAAGCCGGCAACGGTGTGACGATCAACTGGCGTCTGCCCAAGGAAGGCGCGCCGATCTGGTTCGACACCTGGGCCATCCCCAAGAGCGCGCAGAACGTCGACGAAGCTCACGCCTTCATCAACCACCTGCTCGAACCCAAGGTGATCGCGCCGATCAGCGATTTCCTCGGCTACCCCAACCCCAACGTGCCGGGCATGCAACTGGTGGGCAAGGACATTGCCGACGACCACGACCTGACGCCGACGCCGGAGCTGCAGAAGTCGCTGTACGTGGTGCAGCCACTGCCGCAGAAGATCGAGCGCGTGCGTACGCGGGCGTGGACGTCGATCAAGTCGGGTAAGTGAGGTCATCGCGGGCGAAGCGCAAGGCCGCCCAGCCGTTCCTGCAGAGGTTGCAGTTTTTTGTAGGGGCGGCTTCAGCCGCGAATGTCGTCGTCCTGCTAAAGCCAGCGCGGTTGCGCACCCTGGCTAAAAGCTCAGCCGCCCACTTCCCCCGTCTCCAACTTGCGCCACAGCAAGCGCACCGCCGCCTTGCGCACCAGGGCGCAGCGGTACAGGCGGATTTCCAGCGGGATCTGCCACTGCTCGCCGCCGCAGATGGCCAGTTCGCCGCGCGCCAGTTCTGCCGTCACCGATAGCCTGGGCACCCAGGCCACGCCCATGCCCTGCAGGGCCATGCTCTTGAGGCTGTCGGCCATGGCCGTTTCGTACAC harbors:
- a CDS encoding polyamine ABC transporter substrate-binding protein — its product is MKAIKQMLGAALCGATLLSGAVQAKELRVYNWADYILPSVPKDFQKESGIQITWDTFETNEALEAKLLTGNSGYDLVIPSNQFLETQIKAGVFAKLDKSKIPNWKNLDPVLLGLLEKNDPGNQYGVPYMYGTVLIGYNPDKVKAALGDDAPVNSWDLVFKPEYMEKLKSCGVAMLDSPTEIIPIALHYLGLDPNSTNPADYDKVTELLLKVRPYVTYFHSAKYMTDIANGDICVAVGYSGSFYQFANRAKEAGNGVTINWRLPKEGAPIWFDTWAIPKSAQNVDEAHAFINHLLEPKVIAPISDFLGYPNPNVPGMQLVGKDIADDHDLTPTPELQKSLYVVQPLPQKIERVRTRAWTSIKSGK